In Corylus avellana chromosome ca2, CavTom2PMs-1.0, the following proteins share a genomic window:
- the LOC132170438 gene encoding uncharacterized protein LOC132170438 translates to MASTSPCLSGSEKKHWWLTNRKMVEKYIKDARNLMATQEQSEVASALSLVDAALALSPRMEHALELRARALLNLRRFKDVADMLQDYIPSLKMANDDSGSLSSESSSQPLSRERVKLLGSGNSSSELPSRDPSFKCFSVSDLKKRVMAGLCKNCDKEGQWRYMILGQACCHLGLMEDAMALLQTGKRLATAAFRRQSVCWSEDSFSISATTGTSATTPTSPPRNDPTDSETVNQLLAHIKLLLRRKTAALAALDAGLYSEAIRHFTKIVDGRRGAPQGFLAECYMHRASAYRSAGRIAESIADCNRTLALDPTCIQALDTRASLLETIRCLPDCLHDLEHLKLLYNSILRDRKLPGPAWKRHNVRYREIPGKLCALTTKIQQLKQRVASGETGNVDYYGLIGLRRGCSRSELERGHLLLCLKHKPDKANSFIDRCELADDRDLDSVKERAKMSALLLYRLLQKGYSSVMSTIMDEEAAEKQRKKATTALQAAAQAKPIQQTQEPNPETEMNSSSKNSSSSSSSSSNSSVFQGVFCRDLAVVGNLLSQAAFNRQIPLKYEALSC, encoded by the exons ATGGCTTCTACTTCTCCATGCCTGTCTGGTAGTGAAAAGAAGCACTGGTGGCTTACCAACAGAAAG ATGGTGGAGAAATACATTAAAGATGCTCGCAATCTCATGGCGACCCAAGAACAGAGCGAGGTCGCTTCGGCGCTGAGCCTCGTCGACGCGGCTCTAGCGCTCTCGCCGCGGATGGAGCATGCCTTGGAGCTCAGAGCCAGGGCTCTGCTAAATCTAAGGCGGTTCAAGGACGTGGCTGATATGCTCCAAGACTACATTCCGAGCCTGAAAATGGCGAACGACGACTCCGGTTCTCTGTCATCTGAGAGCTCGTCTCAGCCGCTCTCGAGGGAGCGAGTCAAGCTTCTCGGCTCCGGCAACTCGTCCTCTGAGTTGCCGAGTCGAGATCCTAGTTTTAAGTGCTTCTCTGTCTCGGACTTGAAGAAGAGAGTCATGGCAGGTCTCTGTAAAAACTGCGACAAGGAAGGGCAGtggag GTACATGATTCTTGGACAAGCTTGTTGCCATCTGGGGCTAATGGAGGACGCCATGGCTCTACTCCAGACCGGCAAGCGCCTAGCCACAGCCGCATTCCGCCGCCAGAGTGTTTGCTGGTCGGAAGACAGCTTCTCCATCTCCGCCACCACAGGCACCAGCGCCACCACACCCACCAGTCCACCACGCAATGACCCAACAGACTCGGAGACTGTAAACCAGCTTCTCGCCCACATTAAGCTTCTTCTACGCCGGAAGACCGCCGCGCTGGCGGCCCTCGACGCCGGCCTATACTCCGAGGCCATCCGCCACTTCACCAAGATCGTTGACGGTCGCCGTGGGGCCCCACAAGGGTTCCTCGCCGAGTGCTACATGCACAGAGCCTCTGCGTACCGCTCCGCCGGTCGAATAGCAGAGTCTATAGCTGATTGCAATCGGACTCTGGCTTTGGACCCAacttgcattcaagctcttgaCACGAGAGCGTCTCTTCTTGAGACAATCCGGTGCTTGCCGGACTGTTTGCATGATTTAGAGCATTTGAAGCTTTTGTACAACTCGATTCTCCGGGATCGGAAGCTTCCCGGGCCGGCATGGAAGCGACACAATGTCCGATACAGAGAGATTCCCGGGAAGCTCTGTGCGCTCACGACCAAGATTCAACAACTGAAGCAAAGAGTCGCTTCTGGGGAGACCGGGAATGTGGATTACTACGGTTTAATTGGATTAAGACGTGGGTGTTCGAGGTCTGAGCTTGAGAGAGGGCATTTGTTGCTCTGCTTGAAGCACAAGCCCGATAAAGCCAACAGCTTTATCGATCGGTGTGAGCTTGCTGATGATCGCGATCTTGATTCGGTGAAAGAACGAGCAAAGATGTCAGCGCTGTTGCTCTACAGATTGCTCCAAAAGGGTTACTCGAGCGTCATGTCTACGATCATGGACGAAGAAGCGGCTGAGAAACAGAGGAAGAAGGCCACAACTGCATTACAAGCAGCAGCACAAGCAAAGCCAATCCAGCAAACCCAAGAACCCAATCCGGAAACCGAAATGAATTCCTCTTCCAAGAAttcatcctcttcttcttcttcttcttcaaactcGTCGGTTTTCCAAGGGGTGTTTTGCCGGGATCTTGCTGTGGTCGGGAATTTGCTTTCCCAAGCTGCGTTTAACCGTCAAATTCCACTCAAATATGAGGCGTTGAGCTGCTGA